In a single window of the Caulobacter soli genome:
- a CDS encoding globin-coupled sensor protein — MSANHQLDQRLSFMRFDHRSRAALQAAKPVLDEAIPSAMEGFYEQLRGFAETRGLFKDGRGESAQARQVAHWRRMLSGDQGADYLQAVERIGQSNARAGLEPRWSIGGYALVLDKLIHAVLGKKAKTGPFGGKAGADAGSADQVAALAKAVFLDMDLAISAYFTVLLEQRDRLEAERQAAEQQQANAVAALGVALSKLASGDLSARVEGVLAPEFESLKIDFDHAAAALDKAMGAVSHGAQSIRAGTDDIARAADDMAQRTEQQAATLEETAAAVEQLTATVDRTAKSAKAVSAQISEAAADAQASGAVVTRAAEAMTQIEASSAKVSQILGVIDEIAFQTNLLALNAGVEAARAGDAGRGFAVVAQEVRALAQRSADAAKEIKTLIADSSRQVGEGVDLVGQTGEALRGIVAKVGAIDGLVDEIAASANEQAAALGQVNTAVAQLDQVTQRNTAMVQQSTEATHALRAEAADLTNHVGGFRTGSAAMAQTRERVAAFARPGR, encoded by the coding sequence ATGAGCGCCAACCACCAGCTGGATCAACGTCTCAGCTTCATGCGGTTCGACCATCGGTCGCGGGCGGCGCTGCAGGCGGCCAAGCCGGTGCTGGACGAGGCGATCCCCTCGGCGATGGAAGGCTTCTACGAGCAGCTGCGGGGCTTCGCCGAGACGCGCGGCCTGTTCAAGGACGGGCGGGGCGAGAGCGCCCAGGCCCGGCAGGTGGCGCACTGGCGGCGGATGCTGTCGGGCGACCAGGGCGCCGACTACCTCCAGGCGGTCGAGCGCATCGGCCAGTCCAACGCCCGGGCCGGCCTGGAGCCGCGCTGGTCGATCGGCGGCTACGCCCTGGTGCTGGACAAGCTGATCCACGCCGTGCTGGGCAAGAAGGCCAAGACCGGTCCGTTCGGCGGCAAGGCCGGGGCCGACGCCGGATCAGCCGACCAGGTCGCGGCCCTGGCCAAGGCGGTGTTCCTCGACATGGACCTGGCCATCTCGGCCTATTTCACGGTGCTGCTGGAACAGCGCGACCGGCTGGAGGCCGAGCGCCAGGCGGCCGAGCAGCAGCAGGCCAATGCGGTCGCGGCCCTGGGCGTGGCCTTGTCGAAGCTGGCGTCCGGTGATCTGTCGGCCCGCGTCGAAGGCGTGCTGGCGCCCGAGTTCGAGAGCCTGAAGATCGATTTCGACCACGCCGCCGCGGCGCTGGACAAGGCCATGGGCGCGGTGTCGCACGGCGCCCAGAGCATCCGGGCCGGAACCGACGACATCGCCCGCGCCGCCGACGACATGGCCCAGCGCACCGAGCAGCAGGCCGCGACCCTGGAAGAGACCGCCGCCGCTGTCGAGCAGCTGACCGCCACGGTCGATCGCACGGCCAAGAGCGCCAAGGCCGTCTCGGCCCAGATCAGCGAAGCCGCCGCCGACGCCCAGGCCTCGGGCGCGGTGGTGACCCGCGCCGCCGAGGCCATGACCCAGATCGAGGCCTCCTCGGCCAAGGTCTCGCAGATCCTGGGCGTGATCGACGAGATCGCCTTCCAGACCAACCTGCTGGCCCTGAACGCCGGGGTCGAGGCCGCGCGGGCGGGTGACGCCGGCCGTGGCTTCGCGGTGGTGGCCCAGGAAGTGCGGGCCCTGGCCCAGCGTTCTGCCGACGCGGCCAAGGAGATCAAGACCCTGATCGCCGACTCTAGCCGCCAGGTGGGCGAGGGCGTCGACCTGGTCGGCCAGACCGGCGAGGCCCTGCGCGGCATCGTCGCCAAGGTCGGAGCCATCGACGGTCTGGTCGACGAGATCGCCGCCTCGGCCAACGAACAGGCGGCCGCCCTGGGCCAGGTCAACACGGCCGTCGCCCAGTTGGACCAGGTGACCCAGCGCAACACGGCCATGGTCCAGCAGTCGACCGAGGCCACTCACGCCCTGCGCGCCGAGGCCGCGGACCTGACCAACCACGTCGGCGGGTTCCGGACGGGCTCGGCGGCGATGGCCCAGACCCGCGAGCGGGTGGCGGCCTTCGCGCGGCCGGGTCGGTAG
- a CDS encoding glucan biosynthesis protein G, whose amino-acid sequence MFSSLLNRRAALGQLSLSAVLALAPKLAAAQTPNSEGGAVDAAISEPFSPDLLRDKARALAAAPYAKPPAPATITGLTYDEYFQIRFRKDADLWKDRTPAFRAEFFPPAWLYPRPLPIFEVVAGLARPIAFDPAMFDIPGEHADVAKSWNGFSGFRLLWPLNEPGKMDEVAVFQGASYFRSLGRGQRYGLSARGLAIGAGEPNEEFPDFTSFWLERPAIDGDAVVVHALMDSPSCAGAYSFTIRPGDDVVFEVSASIFPRATMTKTGVAAMSSMFLFNVADASPVDDYRTGVHDSDGLAIWTGRDEHIWRPLQNPKAHRLSSFLDQDPKGFGLVQRARTLEDFGDLQARYDLRPSLWVEPLDAWGEGAVHLAELATTKETDDNIAIFWRPKSPWKAGSQVDLRYRLHWGQERFASPDARVFRTRTGADAKAGLRLFTVDLQGGALAEGLDGVAMDLQAQGGEIVWRDLSPYPDEAAARVAFGVRPKAANMDLTLRLTRGDQVVSETWKYLWTA is encoded by the coding sequence ATGTTTTCCAGTTTGCTCAACCGCCGCGCCGCGCTCGGCCAGCTTTCGCTGTCGGCCGTCCTGGCCCTGGCCCCGAAGCTGGCGGCCGCCCAGACCCCAAATTCCGAAGGAGGGGCCGTCGACGCCGCCATCAGCGAGCCGTTCTCGCCCGACCTGCTGCGCGACAAGGCCCGCGCCCTGGCCGCCGCGCCCTACGCCAAGCCGCCGGCGCCGGCGACGATCACCGGCCTGACCTATGACGAGTATTTCCAGATCCGCTTCCGCAAGGACGCCGATCTCTGGAAGGACCGCACGCCGGCGTTCCGCGCCGAGTTTTTCCCGCCGGCCTGGCTCTATCCGCGTCCGCTGCCGATCTTCGAGGTGGTGGCTGGCCTTGCGCGACCCATCGCCTTCGACCCGGCGATGTTCGACATTCCCGGCGAGCACGCCGACGTCGCCAAGAGCTGGAACGGCTTTTCCGGCTTCCGCCTGCTGTGGCCGCTGAACGAGCCCGGCAAGATGGACGAGGTCGCCGTCTTCCAGGGCGCCAGCTATTTCCGCAGCCTGGGCCGGGGCCAGCGCTACGGCCTGTCGGCGCGCGGCCTGGCTATCGGGGCCGGCGAGCCGAACGAGGAGTTTCCCGACTTCACCAGCTTCTGGCTGGAACGGCCCGCGATCGATGGCGACGCGGTGGTCGTCCACGCCCTGATGGACAGCCCCAGCTGCGCCGGCGCCTACAGCTTCACGATCCGCCCGGGCGACGACGTGGTGTTCGAGGTCAGCGCCAGCATCTTCCCACGCGCGACCATGACCAAGACCGGCGTGGCGGCGATGAGCAGCATGTTCCTGTTCAACGTGGCCGACGCTTCGCCAGTCGACGACTACCGCACCGGCGTGCACGACAGCGACGGCCTGGCGATCTGGACGGGGCGGGACGAGCACATCTGGCGGCCGTTGCAGAACCCCAAGGCCCACCGCCTCAGCAGCTTCCTGGACCAGGATCCCAAGGGCTTCGGCCTGGTCCAGCGGGCCAGGACGCTGGAGGACTTCGGCGACCTGCAGGCCCGCTACGACCTGCGGCCCAGCCTGTGGGTCGAGCCATTGGACGCCTGGGGCGAGGGCGCGGTGCACTTGGCCGAGCTGGCCACCACCAAGGAGACCGACGACAACATCGCCATCTTCTGGCGGCCCAAGTCCCCGTGGAAGGCCGGAAGCCAGGTCGACCTGCGCTATCGCCTGCACTGGGGCCAGGAGCGCTTCGCCAGCCCCGACGCCCGGGTGTTCCGCACCCGCACCGGCGCCGACGCCAAGGCGGGCCTGCGTCTGTTCACCGTCGACCTGCAGGGCGGGGCCCTGGCCGAGGGGCTGGACGGGGTGGCGATGGATCTCCAGGCCCAGGGCGGCGAGATCGTCTGGCGCGATCTGTCGCCCTATCCCGACGAAGCCGCGGCCCGCGTGGCCTTCGGCGTACGTCCCAAGGCGGCGAACATGGACCTGACGCTGCGCCTGACGCGGGGCGACCAGGTGGTTTCCGAGACGTGGAAGTATCTCTGGACGGCGTAG
- a CDS encoding ABC transporter permease, producing the protein MGAPADFTLEETAGHKTAVLSGDWTARGMVDAGERLVQAMEGSDAVDLDLSDITRCDTAGAYAIIRAADGRISAGKIKAGPRTLRLLQLVDDAIQVEPEAAPPQKGFLALLERIGRGVYGLGDDLYSTMAFLGHLLVAIGRCIAKPSRIRWAPVVSLAERAGLDAIPIVAVTTFFIGAVVALLGANLLTQFGAQVFAVELIGISVLREFNILITAILLAGRSASSFAAEIGSMKMNQEIDAMQVMGVDPYEALVLPRFAALLITIPLLTFVATLAGLAGGMMVTWAALDLSPTFFLQRMQDSIGIQHFWIGLSKAPVMAMVIAAIGCRQGMEVGNDVESLGRRVTAAVVHAIFAIIAIDAVFALIYMELNL; encoded by the coding sequence ATGGGCGCTCCGGCTGATTTCACCCTCGAAGAGACCGCCGGTCACAAGACGGCCGTGCTGTCGGGGGACTGGACCGCGCGCGGCATGGTCGACGCCGGCGAGCGCCTGGTCCAGGCCATGGAAGGTTCGGACGCGGTCGACCTGGACCTCAGCGACATCACCCGCTGCGACACCGCCGGGGCCTACGCCATCATCCGCGCCGCCGACGGCCGGATCAGCGCGGGCAAGATCAAGGCCGGTCCGCGCACCCTGCGCCTGCTGCAACTGGTCGACGACGCCATCCAGGTCGAGCCCGAGGCCGCCCCGCCGCAGAAGGGCTTCCTCGCCCTGCTGGAGCGGATCGGCCGGGGCGTCTACGGCCTGGGCGACGACCTCTACAGCACCATGGCGTTCCTGGGCCACCTGCTGGTGGCCATCGGACGCTGCATCGCCAAGCCCAGCCGCATCCGCTGGGCGCCGGTCGTGTCGCTGGCCGAGCGCGCGGGCTTGGACGCCATCCCGATCGTGGCGGTCACCACCTTCTTTATCGGCGCGGTCGTCGCCCTGCTGGGCGCCAACCTGCTGACCCAGTTCGGGGCCCAGGTGTTCGCCGTCGAACTGATCGGCATCTCGGTGCTGCGCGAGTTCAACATCCTGATCACCGCCATCCTGCTGGCCGGCCGCTCGGCCTCCAGCTTCGCCGCCGAGATCGGCTCGATGAAGATGAACCAGGAAATCGACGCCATGCAGGTAATGGGGGTCGACCCCTACGAGGCGCTGGTCCTGCCGCGCTTCGCCGCCCTGCTGATCACCATTCCGCTGCTGACCTTCGTGGCCACCCTGGCCGGCCTGGCCGGCGGCATGATGGTGACCTGGGCGGCGCTGGACCTGTCGCCGACCTTCTTCCTGCAGCGTATGCAGGACTCGATCGGCATCCAGCACTTCTGGATCGGCCTGTCCAAGGCCCCGGTCATGGCCATGGTCATCGCCGCCATCGGCTGCCGCCAGGGCATGGAGGTCGGCAACGACGTCGAGTCGCTGGGCCGCCGCGTCACCGCCGCCGTGGTCCACGCCATCTTCGCGATCATCGCCATCGATGCGGTCTTCGCCCTGATCTACATGGAGCTGAACCTGTGA
- a CDS encoding ABC transporter ATP-binding protein produces the protein MSKATPNVEDEAESTAEAPPIRVTGLVSRFGDNVIHDGLDLTAERGEVLGVVGGSGAGKSVLLNTIIGLKVPDGGSVKLFGQDMADASRTRWSVIERRWGVLFQQGALFSNLTVRENVAAPLHEHTRLPKGEIEHLADLKIALVGLPARAGNLKPAELSGGMRKRAGLARALAMDPELLFLDEPTAGLDPISAAAFDTLIKDLSDSLDLTVFMITHDLDTLYEITDRIAVIADKHVVATGSVHELEKNDHPWIQEYFMGPRGRAAAGQSTPHKSTRRTS, from the coding sequence CTGTCGAAGGCCACGCCCAACGTCGAGGACGAGGCGGAGTCGACCGCCGAGGCCCCGCCGATCCGGGTCACGGGCCTGGTCTCGCGGTTCGGCGACAACGTCATCCACGACGGCCTGGACCTGACCGCCGAGCGCGGCGAGGTGCTGGGCGTGGTCGGCGGGTCGGGCGCCGGCAAGTCGGTGCTGCTCAACACCATCATCGGCCTGAAGGTCCCCGACGGCGGCTCGGTCAAGCTGTTCGGCCAGGACATGGCCGACGCCTCGCGCACCCGCTGGAGCGTCATCGAGCGCCGCTGGGGCGTGCTGTTCCAGCAGGGCGCGCTGTTTTCGAACCTGACCGTGCGCGAGAACGTCGCCGCGCCGCTGCACGAGCACACCCGCCTGCCCAAGGGCGAAATCGAGCACCTGGCCGATCTGAAGATCGCCCTGGTCGGCCTGCCCGCCCGGGCCGGCAACCTGAAACCCGCCGAGCTGTCGGGCGGCATGCGCAAGCGCGCCGGCCTGGCCCGCGCCCTGGCCATGGATCCGGAGCTGCTGTTCCTGGACGAGCCCACCGCGGGCCTGGACCCGATCAGCGCCGCGGCTTTCGACACCCTGATCAAGGACCTGTCCGACAGCCTGGACCTGACGGTGTTCATGATCACCCATGACCTGGACACCCTCTACGAGATCACCGACCGGATCGCGGTGATCGCCGACAAGCATGTGGTCGCGACCGGCTCGGTCCACGAGCTGGAAAAGAACGACCACCCCTGGATCCAGGAATACTTCATGGGGCCGCGCGGACGCGCGGCCGCCGGCCAGTCGACACCCCACAAGTCGACACGTAGGACGAGCTGA
- a CDS encoding MlaD family protein: protein MERNANYALVGAATLILFMGLLIFAVWLAKLSFNQEYDLYDVLFVGPVRGLSDGGEVHFNGIKVGEVTKIALDKSDPNRVIARVRVTSDVPIKTDSFATLEPQGITGVNYVQITAGAPSKPLLKSTVKSGEVPVIRSQRSALSDLLEGGGTVLTRTIEALDRVNRVLSDDNVKTFSASLSDIQSVTAELRERKAIIADADKALQSIEATSTKIGQLSDSADGLVNGDAKRTLKNLGDAADELKATAKDVRGMVGKLEGPTTDFATTGLPQLSSAVITLQSAAESLDRLVSEVEQNPRALVGKAPAKELEVKP from the coding sequence ATGGAAAGAAACGCCAACTACGCCTTGGTGGGCGCCGCGACCCTGATCCTGTTCATGGGGTTGCTGATCTTCGCCGTCTGGCTGGCCAAGCTGAGCTTCAACCAGGAATACGACCTGTACGACGTGCTGTTCGTCGGCCCCGTGCGCGGCCTGTCGGACGGCGGCGAGGTGCACTTCAACGGCATCAAGGTCGGCGAGGTCACCAAGATCGCCCTGGACAAGTCCGACCCCAACCGCGTCATCGCCCGCGTGCGCGTCACCTCGGACGTGCCGATCAAGACCGACAGCTTCGCCACCCTGGAGCCGCAAGGCATCACCGGCGTGAACTACGTACAGATCACCGCCGGCGCGCCGTCCAAGCCGCTGCTGAAGAGCACCGTCAAGAGCGGCGAGGTGCCCGTGATCCGCAGCCAGCGCAGCGCCCTGTCCGACCTGCTGGAAGGCGGCGGCACCGTGCTGACCCGCACCATCGAGGCCCTGGACCGCGTCAACCGCGTGCTGTCGGACGACAACGTCAAGACCTTCAGCGCCTCGCTCAGCGACATCCAGTCGGTCACCGCCGAGCTGCGCGAGCGCAAGGCGATCATCGCCGACGCCGACAAGGCCCTGCAGAGCATCGAGGCCACCTCGACCAAGATCGGCCAGCTGTCCGACAGCGCCGACGGCCTGGTCAACGGCGACGCCAAGCGCACCCTGAAGAACCTGGGCGACGCCGCCGACGAGCTGAAGGCCACCGCCAAGGACGTGCGCGGCATGGTGGGCAAGCTGGAAGGCCCCACCACCGACTTCGCCACCACCGGCCTGCCGCAGCTGTCGTCGGCCGTGATCACCCTGCAGTCGGCCGCCGAGTCCCTGGACCGGCTGGTCAGCGAAGTCGAACAGAACCCGCGCGCCCTGGTCGGGAAGGCGCCGGCCAAGGAACTGGAGGTCAAGCCGTGA
- a CDS encoding ABC-type transport auxiliary lipoprotein family protein, which yields MSVLRTTLRSLTVATAAVALTGCISLFPKANPAGLYRFGHVAAESSRPATDKSFGVFKAPTVFTRAAMSDRLLSVTNGEAAYIADARWVSPAIVLFDEAVARAFEADNSRARLVTRGEALKAIMAVRLEVRSFETDYVDGPKAAPEVLVEIRAVMTRTSDRALLGDKVFVARVKASDNRLAAIIPAYDKATDQALSEIVAWVSDTGAKQPAS from the coding sequence GTGAGCGTCCTGCGAACCACTCTGCGATCGCTGACGGTCGCGACCGCCGCCGTCGCCCTCACCGGCTGCATCAGCCTGTTCCCCAAGGCCAATCCCGCCGGCCTCTACCGCTTCGGCCACGTCGCGGCCGAGAGCTCCAGGCCGGCGACCGACAAGAGCTTCGGGGTCTTCAAGGCCCCGACCGTCTTCACCCGCGCCGCCATGAGCGACCGGCTGCTGTCGGTGACCAACGGCGAGGCGGCCTATATCGCCGACGCCCGCTGGGTGTCGCCGGCCATCGTGCTGTTCGACGAGGCCGTGGCCCGGGCCTTCGAAGCCGACAACAGCCGCGCCCGCCTGGTCACCCGCGGCGAAGCGCTGAAGGCGATCATGGCCGTGCGCCTGGAGGTCCGTTCGTTCGAGACCGACTATGTCGACGGCCCCAAGGCCGCGCCCGAGGTGCTGGTCGAGATCCGCGCCGTCATGACCCGCACCAGCGACCGCGCGCTGCTGGGCGACAAGGTCTTCGTGGCCCGGGTCAAGGCGAGCGACAACCGCCTGGCGGCCATCATCCCGGCCTACGACAAGGCCACCGATCAGGCTCTGTCGGAGATCGTCGCCTGGGTCAGCGACACGGGCGCCAAGCAGCCCGCCAGCTAG
- a CDS encoding transcriptional repressor gives MPHAVEAALQEELRRAGLPCRGAPARLLSLMRGAQETHLTLPEAADLAAEAGLALSPAELARHLETFADHGLIGRVPTTTTELVFDTVPGPHAHLVYEETGQVVDLHVSADTLLAMVRDALARRPDGVEILVRFRRDPATGHDGPKESGERD, from the coding sequence ATGCCCCACGCCGTGGAGGCCGCTCTCCAGGAGGAGCTTCGCCGCGCCGGTCTGCCGTGCCGCGGCGCGCCGGCGCGTCTGCTGTCCTTGATGCGCGGCGCGCAGGAAACGCACCTGACGTTGCCGGAGGCGGCCGACCTGGCGGCCGAGGCGGGCCTGGCCCTGTCGCCCGCCGAATTGGCCCGCCATCTGGAAACCTTCGCCGACCATGGCCTGATCGGCCGCGTGCCCACCACGACCACCGAGCTGGTGTTCGACACCGTGCCGGGGCCGCACGCCCACCTGGTCTACGAGGAGACAGGGCAGGTCGTGGACCTGCACGTCTCGGCCGACACCCTGCTGGCCATGGTCCGCGACGCCCTGGCGCGGCGGCCGGACGGGGTGGAGATCCTGGTGCGCTTCCGCCGCGATCCGGCGACGGGGCATGATGGTCCCAAGGAGAGCGGCGAGCGCGACTAG
- the katG gene encoding catalase/peroxidase HPI, translated as MTMDAKVEDSAQGQCPMGHGRAGRSNRDWWPQNLRLESLNQHSPRSNPLGAAFDYAKAFKTLDLNAVIADLHALMTDSQDWWPADFGHYGGLMIRLAWHSAGTYRITDGRGGAGGGQQRFAPLNSWPDNANLDKARRLLWPIKQKYGAKLSWADLYVLAGNVALESMGFKTFGFGGGRADTWEPEELFWGPEGSWLGDERYSGERQLHSDLGAVQMGLIYVNPEGPNGNADPVAAARDIRETFARMAMDDEETVALIAGGHTFGKTHGAGDPSFVGPEPEGGEIHDHGLGWRSKHGTGVGADAITSGLEVTWTQTPTKWSNHFFENLFKFEWELTRSPGGAQQWEAKNAPADIPNAFDGARTQKPRMLTTDLSLRFDPEYEKISRRFLENPDQFADAFARAWFKLTHRDMGPKGRYLGPLVPAETLIWQDPVPAVDHPLADASDVAALKQKILASGLSVAELVSTAWASASTWRGSDRRGGANGARIRLAPQKDWEVNNPPVLAKALAALEGIQRDFNGSATGGKKISLADLIVLGGAAAVEKAAKDAGTSVEVPFVPGRTDASAEQTDAASFAPLEPRSDGFRNYRRAGDHFMSPEEALIDRAQLLRLSGPEMTVLVGGLRALGANAAGAKAGVLTDRPGVLTNDFFVNVLAMGTTWSPTAANAFAGHDGKSGDPRWTATRVDLIFGSHAELRALAEVYAASDAQEKFVSDFVAAWNKVMNADRLDLAA; from the coding sequence ATGACGATGGATGCGAAGGTCGAAGACAGCGCTCAGGGCCAGTGCCCGATGGGACATGGCCGGGCCGGCCGATCCAATCGCGACTGGTGGCCGCAGAACCTGCGCCTTGAAAGCCTCAACCAGCACTCGCCGCGATCCAACCCCCTGGGCGCGGCGTTCGACTACGCCAAGGCGTTCAAGACCCTCGACCTGAACGCGGTGATCGCCGACCTGCACGCCCTGATGACCGACTCCCAGGACTGGTGGCCGGCCGACTTCGGCCACTATGGCGGCCTGATGATCCGCCTGGCCTGGCACAGCGCCGGCACCTATCGCATCACGGACGGCCGTGGCGGCGCGGGCGGCGGGCAGCAGCGTTTCGCCCCCCTCAACAGCTGGCCGGACAACGCCAATCTCGACAAGGCGCGCCGCCTGCTGTGGCCGATCAAGCAGAAATACGGCGCCAAGCTGTCGTGGGCCGACCTCTACGTGCTGGCCGGCAATGTCGCCCTGGAGTCCATGGGCTTCAAGACCTTCGGCTTTGGCGGCGGTCGCGCCGACACCTGGGAACCCGAGGAGCTGTTCTGGGGTCCCGAGGGCTCGTGGCTGGGCGACGAGCGCTACAGCGGCGAGCGCCAGCTGCACTCGGACCTGGGCGCGGTGCAGATGGGCCTGATCTACGTCAATCCGGAAGGGCCCAACGGCAATGCCGATCCGGTCGCGGCGGCCCGTGACATTCGCGAGACCTTCGCGCGCATGGCGATGGACGACGAGGAAACCGTCGCCCTGATCGCCGGCGGCCATACCTTCGGCAAGACCCACGGCGCGGGCGATCCGTCGTTCGTCGGTCCCGAACCCGAGGGCGGCGAGATCCATGACCACGGCCTGGGCTGGCGCAGCAAGCACGGCACGGGCGTCGGCGCCGACGCCATCACGTCCGGGCTGGAAGTCACCTGGACCCAGACCCCGACGAAGTGGAGCAACCACTTCTTCGAGAACCTCTTCAAGTTCGAGTGGGAGCTGACCAGGAGCCCCGGCGGAGCCCAGCAGTGGGAGGCCAAGAACGCGCCGGCCGACATCCCCAACGCCTTTGACGGCGCCAGGACGCAAAAGCCGCGGATGCTGACCACCGACCTGTCGCTGCGCTTCGACCCCGAATACGAGAAGATCTCGCGCCGGTTCCTGGAGAACCCCGACCAGTTCGCCGACGCCTTCGCCCGCGCCTGGTTCAAGCTGACCCACCGCGACATGGGCCCGAAGGGCCGCTATCTCGGTCCGCTGGTGCCGGCCGAGACCCTGATCTGGCAGGACCCTGTTCCGGCGGTCGACCATCCGCTGGCTGACGCCTCGGACGTCGCGGCCCTGAAGCAGAAGATCCTGGCCTCGGGGCTGTCGGTCGCCGAACTGGTTTCCACGGCCTGGGCCTCGGCCTCGACCTGGCGTGGCTCCGACCGCCGGGGCGGCGCCAACGGGGCGCGCATCCGCCTGGCGCCGCAGAAGGACTGGGAGGTCAACAACCCGCCCGTCCTGGCCAAGGCGCTGGCGGCGCTGGAAGGGATCCAGAGGGACTTCAACGGCTCGGCCACGGGCGGCAAGAAGATCTCGCTGGCCGACCTTATCGTGCTGGGCGGCGCGGCGGCGGTGGAAAAGGCCGCCAAGGACGCCGGGACGTCCGTCGAGGTTCCGTTCGTCCCCGGGCGGACCGACGCCTCGGCGGAGCAGACCGACGCGGCCTCGTTCGCGCCGCTGGAACCGCGTTCGGATGGCTTCCGCAACTACCGCAGGGCGGGCGATCACTTCATGTCGCCCGAAGAGGCCCTGATCGATCGCGCCCAACTTCTGCGCCTGAGCGGGCCGGAGATGACCGTCCTGGTCGGCGGTCTCCGGGCCCTGGGCGCCAATGCCGCCGGCGCCAAGGCGGGGGTTCTCACCGACCGCCCGGGCGTGCTCACCAACGACTTCTTCGTGAACGTGCTGGCCATGGGCACGACCTGGAGCCCGACCGCCGCCAACGCCTTCGCAGGCCACGACGGCAAGTCCGGCGATCCGCGATGGACGGCCACCCGCGTCGACCTGATCTTCGGCTCGCACGCCGAGCTTCGGGCCCTGGCCGAGGTCTATGCCGCCTCGGACGCCCAGGAGAAGTTCGTGAGCGACTTCGTCGCGGCCTGGAACAAGGTAATGAACGCCGACCGGCTCGACCTGGCCGCCTGA
- a CDS encoding hydrogen peroxide-inducible genes activator, giving the protein MNLRDLRYLLAVAEHEHFGRAARACGVSQPTLSVQIRKLEELMGVTLFERTSKTAAPTAACQQLIGHARAAVTAAEAILATARNLRDPLSGRFRLGIIPTLAPYLLPLVFAPLREALPMLELEPWEDQTSALLERLRTHELDAALLATEVDGPDLISLPLFAEPFLAALPPEHPLAGSPVIQETDLASDILVLADGHCLRDQTVEACGGDAALSGPLRAASLSTLLNMVAAGYGTTLIPGLAAGAAQDAGIVLRPLASQAGRTVRIVWRAHYPRRAAVEAVGEVIADRLRGFAEGAATGMV; this is encoded by the coding sequence ATGAACCTTCGAGACCTCCGCTACCTGCTGGCCGTGGCCGAGCACGAGCATTTCGGACGCGCCGCGCGGGCCTGCGGCGTCAGCCAACCGACCCTGTCGGTGCAGATCCGCAAGCTGGAAGAGCTGATGGGCGTGACGCTGTTCGAGCGCACTAGCAAGACGGCCGCCCCGACCGCCGCCTGCCAGCAACTGATCGGCCACGCCCGCGCCGCCGTGACCGCCGCCGAGGCCATACTGGCCACGGCCCGAAACCTGCGCGACCCGCTGTCGGGCCGCTTCCGCCTGGGCATCATCCCGACCCTGGCGCCCTATTTGCTGCCTCTGGTCTTCGCTCCCCTGCGCGAGGCCCTGCCCATGCTGGAGCTGGAGCCCTGGGAGGACCAGACCTCGGCCCTGCTGGAGCGGCTGCGCACGCACGAGCTGGACGCCGCCCTGCTGGCCACCGAGGTCGACGGACCGGACCTGATCAGCCTGCCGCTGTTCGCCGAACCCTTCCTGGCCGCCCTGCCCCCCGAGCATCCGCTGGCTGGAAGTCCGGTGATCCAGGAAACCGACCTGGCGAGCGACATCCTGGTGCTGGCCGACGGCCACTGCCTGCGCGACCAGACGGTGGAAGCCTGCGGCGGCGACGCGGCGCTGAGCGGTCCACTGCGGGCCGCCAGCCTGTCGACGCTGCTGAACATGGTGGCGGCCGGCTACGGCACGACCCTGATCCCGGGCCTGGCGGCGGGCGCCGCCCAGGACGCCGGCATCGTGCTGCGGCCGCTGGCGTCCCAGGCGGGGCGCACCGTGCGCATCGTCTGGCGGGCGCACTACCCCCGGCGCGCGGCGGTGGAAGCCGTGGGCGAGGTCATCGCCGACCGTTTGCGGGGGTTCGCGGAGGGGGCGGCGACGGGGATGGTTTAG